Proteins encoded in a region of the Isosphaeraceae bacterium EP7 genome:
- a CDS encoding SdrD B-like domain-containing protein, protein MPRTLISPNLRPRRPASPRGLRQPRSLKLGWKLGVEGLEERMLLASTQVQLGSLLFSSANFNILGTQYTATGTTQVGFAPTQGEAFTPLVEIDGSVSFDTGSADSTFEIAGSTIRTKLDAGDVLVPLFQGTRSFNVGDLVGPGVSLVGDAVSVAGASLAFDEFRFNNPGSIDTTDSRVQLQGALTLPTFVGLTIEVDDSNYVNVAHSGISLTGVSATLTQTFSIAGLTVSAQGLSVSYSTSGTDDVFSLWGSAGIASTSGDLSLTADFGPSSAPGLTIVNGSLAIFDAAVSAGVSVGGATFGAQNLAIAYTPSQGAVSSYFAISGGPVSFAADGLSFSATLPGSGVQVSGGTLQDFDLSITGNASLAGATFDVTNLAITYAAAGQVFTLTGGPATFTADGLSFSASFPAAGVVVTNGTLSDFDFQLSGNASLAGATFDVTNLAIDYAAAGKVYKLTGGPVTFTAGGLSLSASFPGAGVVVSNGKLQNFDLTINGSASLGGLAFSIDKLTMAYTASQGVGVPSQVAITGGPVSFSDTAGQISFSASFPGQGLVVQGGQLQAFNLDLNGTAVFAGLTLNIKDLAFSYQDAGANSVYSVSGALSIAVSGSNISASLQGNYDNNGTSISAGLVIVGGTLEYVNMTLNGNLDLFGLAIDFDALNLVYVSEPGSTIYQITGGITVPELFNASVILGQGGQDGLTIDNGVVSIGAFTLALNDVQLGAFTIEQLDVNYAPNETFSVVVSVLFPQGWAIGGSIAFVNGKLDELSLSYSAATGEGIEIGDTGLFLNMMSATVQNIDQPNNLIVSGAMGIDFGGEVSIAGTSVTIFSAAGSFSVDKDGLTLDAGFAIGAISQTTPPPITTTPTLPEGLYGTGSGQVTLDWAQGLYQVTASFSMYDDVFQLTTSFTFHDLGDDQFALSLSAQADVRVPAHIPFIGGKELGQIDFLMDYNSNNGNPTGFVAAWVELDIVRKFDIGIEYEFSDASKTVKVIGTKSVNNLKNTPAPPPANQTYTFTTTFTIGDDQLSAGATDVTVQSDWGQSLISSNLVVMNPAGIAVVAQAVPAFSSASTAALHFVASASDPTQSLKPGTYTIVTTLVAAPGESVSQPTITATYHRFRPLVAVSGVQPGPAQSGNATISIGSQVDSAFASQTTVSLYSTPAALMGNGTLIGGQPVLAYTGPAMTANWNLDGLYPIPYVVYARINDGFNVPVFSATSASLTPTPILSGTVSDPKNGNVGISGIQVYIDVNGNGVFDSTVDPFTTTGPTGFYAFFSPPVTTGTFNVYVTVPQGFQLDAASTNPGVFVSQGNPVDLDFAIDELASVSGIVFVDLNNDGTNDPSDPGLPNISVVLDLNNNGQFDPGEPTTITNATGGYIFYNVPLNTNFSVIPTIPATYYLTTQAMIPSPIGNNPYQHDTGLNFGVLPYVTVSGTITGNGLTDAGLNMVETPLAGVTVTLSQNGQAVATTITDASGNYSFSGLAQGPYTITEAPGTQWQQTSPVVATFSFPGTTNQLFGSSGYPSGLAAADFNNDGIIDFASGVLSFEQTYNVNAIDIVLSNGTGSYQTYLDAVNTAAGNTQLLVAADVRSPGTPDIVVINVDGSVELLQNDGLGNFTDNPNYWQGLPSSIVSMASASGLFVSGSQSNGVAYVYENISGVGGGIVVLLPGGGAAQVLQANFVFPAGGEQFGLAVADMNGDTFPDIVTSDQNSLYIAYGTATGMFGSVTSYAVFTSQNPGGGPVAVADFNGDSMPDVAVVSGVAPFQVMILSQGGTQNWAVQAILAPLSLTNPQVVTNLVAADFNGDSLPDLAILPVNPNSGNPYPNNFAYTTIYLNDPGSTGGFDTSSPPTVFTGAGPVSLIATDLNGDGLPDLLYGDDNGSSIGSIGYLLNQSTITPQPISINVGGGIVNLTSQNFNNVQLGQINGTTYGDPNRSGVRDAGEVGKAGVTVYLDLNGNGIFDPGVDRSTVTTAGGYYAFSGLPDGTYTVRVIAGDGQALTGPAGGGYAVAVAGASQITARSFGMAPTLLAPIADVQVVAGVAVGVVAKKSATAGNSVLRYRLAPGAPVGASIDPTTGAFTWTPTLLQGGRSYSVTVLVSNPFRSTIHDSRTFTISVASVSSPTAFVYAVYQVIFGTTPTSQVAETLTTRLDFGVTRLDLVRALYDSTEHLGLQVDQFYTSYFKRAAQPAERDFWVTSMRGGLSTTALAAKLLGSNEYRASHTSPDAFIRGLYRDVLGTNPSPREVNAWIRLAGGRFNSEGLARTFLNSRMATARLVTRTYLGDLGRAPSSAEARPWIRRLVARHETPESFVVKVLASDEFYARASRAAGLVPRAVEPILAHPRGPLGRLTPAMRAQAIQGLRAAQVTTVSIPMRSLKPITG, encoded by the coding sequence ATGCCTCGCACCTTGATCTCGCCGAACCTCAGGCCTCGTCGTCCAGCCTCTCCCAGGGGGTTGAGGCAACCTCGCAGCCTCAAGCTGGGCTGGAAGCTTGGTGTGGAGGGGCTCGAGGAGCGAATGCTGCTCGCCTCGACCCAGGTGCAGCTTGGCTCGTTACTGTTCTCGTCCGCGAACTTCAATATTCTCGGCACTCAGTACACGGCCACCGGCACGACTCAGGTCGGTTTTGCTCCCACCCAGGGTGAGGCCTTCACTCCGCTCGTCGAGATCGATGGATCCGTCTCGTTCGACACGGGCTCGGCCGACTCCACATTCGAGATCGCGGGCAGCACGATCCGCACCAAGCTCGACGCAGGCGATGTGTTGGTTCCCCTGTTCCAGGGCACTCGCAGCTTCAACGTCGGCGACCTCGTAGGGCCGGGGGTCTCGCTCGTCGGGGATGCTGTTTCGGTCGCCGGTGCTAGCCTGGCATTCGATGAGTTCCGCTTCAACAACCCGGGGTCGATCGACACGACGGATTCACGAGTCCAGCTCCAGGGAGCTCTGACGCTGCCGACATTCGTCGGCCTGACGATCGAGGTTGACGATTCGAATTACGTGAACGTCGCCCACTCCGGGATCAGCCTGACCGGCGTGTCCGCCACGCTCACCCAGACTTTTTCGATCGCCGGCCTGACGGTCTCGGCGCAGGGACTGTCGGTCTCATATTCCACATCGGGCACCGACGACGTCTTCTCGCTCTGGGGTAGCGCTGGGATCGCCAGCACCTCGGGCGACCTCTCACTCACTGCGGATTTCGGGCCGAGTTCCGCACCGGGCCTGACGATCGTCAACGGCAGCCTTGCCATTTTCGATGCCGCCGTGTCCGCCGGTGTCAGCGTGGGCGGCGCTACATTCGGTGCGCAGAATCTCGCGATCGCCTACACCCCATCTCAAGGAGCAGTGTCGTCCTATTTCGCAATCTCGGGCGGTCCCGTCTCCTTCGCCGCCGATGGCCTGAGCTTCTCGGCGACCTTACCCGGATCCGGTGTGCAGGTCTCCGGCGGGACGCTGCAAGACTTCGACCTGTCAATCACCGGCAACGCTAGCCTCGCCGGCGCGACGTTCGACGTCACCAACCTCGCCATCACTTACGCGGCCGCCGGACAGGTCTTCACGTTGACGGGTGGACCGGCCACCTTCACCGCGGACGGCCTGAGCTTCTCGGCCAGCTTCCCCGCCGCGGGAGTGGTCGTCACCAACGGCACGCTGAGTGACTTCGACTTCCAGCTGTCCGGCAACGCTAGCCTCGCCGGCGCGACCTTCGACGTCACTAACCTCGCCATCGATTACGCGGCCGCCGGCAAAGTCTATAAGTTGACGGGTGGACCGGTCACCTTCACCGCGGGGGGGTTGAGCCTGTCGGCGAGCTTCCCTGGGGCCGGTGTCGTCGTCTCGAATGGGAAGTTGCAGAATTTCGATCTGACGATTAACGGTTCGGCCAGTCTGGGTGGCCTGGCCTTCAGCATCGACAAACTGACGATGGCGTATACGGCCTCTCAGGGGGTTGGCGTACCCTCGCAGGTGGCGATCACGGGGGGGCCGGTCAGCTTCTCTGATACCGCGGGGCAGATCAGCTTCTCTGCCAGCTTCCCGGGCCAGGGCCTGGTCGTGCAAGGAGGGCAGCTCCAGGCGTTCAACCTCGACCTGAACGGGACGGCGGTCTTCGCCGGGCTGACCCTCAACATCAAGGATCTCGCATTCTCCTATCAGGACGCCGGGGCGAATTCGGTTTACAGCGTCTCCGGGGCCCTCTCGATCGCAGTGTCCGGCAGCAACATCTCCGCTAGCCTACAGGGGAATTACGACAACAACGGCACGTCCATCTCGGCAGGGTTGGTCATCGTGGGGGGGACTCTTGAGTACGTCAATATGACGCTCAACGGCAACCTCGACCTCTTCGGCCTCGCAATCGACTTCGACGCCTTGAACCTGGTTTATGTCAGCGAGCCGGGCAGCACGATCTATCAGATCACCGGCGGCATCACGGTCCCGGAGCTTTTCAATGCCAGCGTGATCCTTGGTCAGGGCGGCCAGGATGGCCTGACCATCGACAACGGCGTGGTCTCCATTGGCGCGTTCACGCTGGCCCTCAACGACGTCCAGCTGGGTGCGTTCACCATCGAGCAGCTCGATGTCAATTATGCCCCCAACGAGACCTTCAGCGTCGTTGTCTCGGTCCTCTTCCCCCAGGGATGGGCGATCGGCGGCAGCATTGCATTCGTCAATGGCAAGCTTGACGAGCTTTCGCTCTCGTACTCGGCGGCGACCGGCGAGGGAATCGAGATCGGCGACACGGGCCTGTTCCTGAATATGATGTCGGCGACGGTCCAGAATATCGACCAGCCGAACAACCTGATCGTGTCCGGGGCCATGGGGATCGACTTCGGTGGCGAGGTGTCGATCGCGGGGACGAGCGTCACTATCTTCAGCGCCGCAGGCTCGTTCAGCGTTGACAAGGACGGCCTGACACTGGACGCCGGCTTCGCGATCGGAGCTATCAGCCAGACCACCCCGCCGCCCATCACGACGACCCCCACGCTTCCGGAAGGCCTCTACGGAACGGGCAGCGGTCAGGTGACGCTCGACTGGGCGCAGGGGCTCTATCAGGTCACCGCGTCGTTCTCGATGTACGACGACGTCTTTCAACTGACGACGTCCTTCACGTTCCACGACCTCGGCGACGACCAGTTCGCGCTCAGCCTGAGCGCCCAGGCCGACGTGAGGGTGCCAGCCCACATCCCGTTCATCGGCGGCAAGGAACTCGGCCAGATCGACTTCCTGATGGACTACAACAGCAACAACGGCAATCCCACCGGGTTCGTCGCGGCCTGGGTTGAGCTGGACATCGTCCGCAAGTTCGATATCGGCATCGAGTACGAATTCAGCGATGCCTCCAAGACAGTGAAGGTGATCGGCACCAAGTCGGTGAACAACCTGAAAAACACCCCGGCACCTCCCCCTGCCAACCAGACGTATACGTTCACGACCACGTTCACGATCGGCGACGACCAACTCTCGGCAGGTGCCACCGACGTGACGGTGCAGTCCGACTGGGGCCAGAGCCTGATCTCCTCGAACCTGGTCGTGATGAACCCGGCCGGCATCGCGGTGGTTGCCCAGGCGGTCCCGGCGTTCAGCTCCGCCTCGACCGCCGCCCTCCACTTCGTCGCCTCGGCGAGCGACCCGACACAATCGCTGAAGCCCGGCACCTACACGATCGTCACCACCTTGGTCGCCGCGCCGGGCGAGTCGGTCAGCCAGCCAACGATCACGGCCACCTATCACAGGTTCCGCCCGCTGGTCGCCGTCAGCGGGGTCCAGCCCGGCCCGGCCCAGTCGGGCAACGCCACCATCAGCATCGGCTCTCAGGTCGACTCGGCCTTCGCCAGCCAGACGACGGTTAGCCTGTATTCCACGCCGGCGGCCCTCATGGGAAATGGGACGCTCATCGGCGGTCAGCCGGTGCTGGCTTACACCGGCCCGGCCATGACGGCGAACTGGAACCTGGACGGCCTTTATCCCATCCCCTACGTCGTTTATGCCAGGATCAACGACGGGTTCAATGTCCCGGTCTTCTCCGCGACATCCGCCTCGCTGACGCCAACGCCGATCCTGAGCGGGACGGTCTCGGATCCCAAAAACGGTAACGTCGGCATCTCCGGAATTCAGGTCTACATCGACGTCAACGGCAATGGTGTCTTCGATTCGACCGTCGACCCGTTCACGACCACCGGTCCGACCGGGTTTTATGCCTTCTTCTCGCCGCCAGTGACGACCGGCACTTTCAACGTCTACGTAACGGTCCCCCAGGGATTCCAGCTCGACGCCGCCTCGACGAACCCGGGCGTCTTCGTGAGCCAGGGCAACCCCGTCGACCTCGACTTCGCCATCGACGAACTGGCCAGCGTCTCCGGCATTGTCTTCGTGGATCTGAACAACGACGGTACGAACGACCCGTCCGATCCTGGCTTGCCCAACATCTCGGTTGTGCTGGATCTCAACAACAATGGCCAGTTTGACCCGGGCGAGCCGACCACAATCACCAACGCGACCGGCGGGTACATCTTCTATAACGTCCCGCTCAACACCAACTTCAGCGTGATCCCGACGATCCCGGCGACCTACTACCTGACCACGCAGGCGATGATTCCCTCGCCGATTGGCAACAACCCCTACCAGCATGACACCGGTTTGAACTTCGGGGTCCTGCCGTACGTCACGGTGAGCGGGACGATTACGGGCAACGGGCTGACGGATGCCGGCCTGAATATGGTGGAGACACCCCTCGCAGGGGTCACGGTCACGCTCAGCCAGAATGGGCAAGCCGTGGCCACCACGATCACCGATGCCTCGGGCAACTATTCGTTCAGCGGCCTGGCGCAGGGGCCCTACACGATCACCGAGGCCCCCGGCACCCAGTGGCAGCAGACGTCCCCTGTCGTGGCAACATTCTCCTTCCCTGGGACCACGAACCAGCTCTTCGGATCATCAGGATACCCCAGCGGTCTGGCAGCCGCCGACTTCAACAACGACGGGATCATCGACTTTGCCTCGGGCGTCCTGAGTTTCGAGCAAACCTACAACGTCAACGCGATCGACATTGTGCTCTCGAACGGGACTGGTTCGTACCAAACCTACCTGGATGCCGTGAACACGGCCGCCGGAAACACCCAGCTACTGGTGGCGGCCGATGTGCGGAGCCCCGGCACACCGGACATCGTCGTCATCAACGTTGACGGGTCGGTTGAGCTCCTGCAGAACGACGGCCTCGGAAATTTCACCGACAACCCGAACTACTGGCAGGGCCTCCCATCGAGCATCGTGTCCATGGCCAGCGCGTCGGGCCTTTTCGTCTCCGGCTCACAGTCGAACGGCGTCGCCTACGTCTACGAGAACATCTCTGGTGTCGGCGGCGGGATTGTCGTGCTGCTCCCCGGCGGAGGGGCCGCCCAGGTGCTGCAGGCCAACTTTGTCTTTCCGGCGGGCGGCGAGCAATTCGGCCTCGCCGTCGCCGACATGAACGGCGACACCTTCCCCGACATCGTCACCAGCGACCAGAACTCCCTCTACATCGCCTACGGTACAGCGACCGGCATGTTCGGCTCCGTGACATCTTACGCCGTCTTCACGTCGCAGAACCCCGGGGGCGGGCCCGTCGCGGTGGCCGACTTCAACGGCGACTCCATGCCCGACGTGGCCGTAGTCTCTGGCGTCGCTCCATTCCAGGTGATGATCCTCTCGCAGGGGGGCACTCAGAACTGGGCGGTCCAGGCGATCCTCGCACCGCTCAGCCTCACGAACCCGCAGGTCGTGACCAACCTGGTCGCGGCCGACTTCAACGGCGATTCGCTGCCCGATCTCGCGATCCTTCCCGTGAATCCCAACTCAGGCAACCCCTATCCGAACAATTTCGCCTATACGACTATCTACCTCAACGACCCCGGCTCGACCGGCGGATTCGACACGTCCTCCCCACCGACTGTCTTCACCGGCGCCGGGCCCGTGTCTTTGATCGCGACCGACCTGAATGGCGACGGCCTGCCGGATCTCCTCTACGGCGACGACAACGGTTCGAGTATCGGATCGATCGGCTACCTCCTGAACCAGTCCACGATCACCCCGCAGCCCATTTCGATCAATGTCGGCGGGGGCATCGTGAATTTGACAAGCCAGAATTTTAACAATGTCCAGCTGGGTCAGATCAACGGCACGACCTACGGCGACCCCAATCGCTCGGGGGTCCGGGACGCCGGAGAGGTCGGGAAGGCGGGCGTGACGGTCTACCTCGACCTCAACGGCAACGGCATCTTCGACCCCGGCGTCGATCGGTCCACGGTCACGACGGCGGGTGGCTATTACGCGTTCAGCGGCCTGCCAGACGGCACGTACACGGTCCGAGTCATCGCCGGCGACGGCCAGGCCCTAACCGGGCCGGCGGGGGGAGGGTATGCCGTGGCCGTCGCTGGTGCCAGCCAAATCACCGCCCGATCCTTCGGGATGGCCCCGACGCTGCTCGCGCCCATCGCCGATGTCCAGGTCGTCGCGGGCGTGGCCGTCGGCGTTGTCGCCAAGAAGTCTGCAACCGCGGGCAACTCGGTCCTGCGATATCGCCTGGCCCCGGGGGCGCCAGTGGGGGCCAGCATCGACCCCACCACGGGTGCCTTCACCTGGACCCCGACGCTCCTCCAGGGAGGCCGGAGCTATTCCGTCACCGTTTTGGTGTCAAACCCATTCCGGTCGACGATCCATGACTCGCGAACCTTCACTATCAGCGTCGCGTCAGTGTCCTCGCCCACGGCTTTCGTCTACGCGGTTTATCAGGTGATCTTCGGCACGACTCCCACCTCGCAAGTCGCGGAGACGCTGACCACCCGACTCGATTTCGGGGTGACTCGCCTGGACCTGGTCAGGGCCCTCTACGACTCGACTGAACACCTCGGCCTTCAAGTCGATCAGTTCTACACGTCGTACTTCAAGCGGGCCGCTCAGCCCGCCGAGCGTGACTTCTGGGTCACCAGCATGCGGGGAGGGCTGAGCACCACGGCTCTGGCGGCCAAGCTCCTCGGTTCGAATGAATATCGGGCCAGCCACACATCGCCGGACGCCTTCATCCGTGGCCTCTACCGGGACGTGCTCGGCACG
- a CDS encoding sigma-70 family RNA polymerase sigma factor, giving the protein MDERSLSRTSASLLERLRGEAANPVDWAVFVGRYGPLIYGWCRGLKLQEADAQDVTQDVLTRLVSRLRSFRYDPSQSFRAYTRTLTHYAWCDFVESRRRPGARGNGDCRFLNQLDHVVARDDLQTQLSDAFDREVLEMAMERVKNRVETRTWEAFRLTAMEGFAGTQAAEKAGMGVAAAFKAKSKVQQMLREEVRRIEQDMAAL; this is encoded by the coding sequence ATGGATGAACGATCGCTCTCGAGAACAAGTGCCAGCCTCCTTGAAAGGCTCCGGGGCGAGGCCGCAAACCCAGTCGACTGGGCCGTCTTCGTCGGGAGATATGGCCCGCTGATCTATGGTTGGTGTCGCGGCCTGAAGTTGCAGGAGGCCGACGCTCAGGACGTGACCCAGGACGTACTGACCAGGCTGGTGTCCAGGCTCCGCTCGTTCCGATACGACCCGTCGCAGAGCTTCCGTGCCTATACCAGGACGCTCACCCATTACGCCTGGTGCGACTTCGTCGAGTCGCGAAGGCGCCCCGGTGCGCGAGGGAACGGTGATTGCCGGTTCCTCAATCAACTCGACCACGTCGTCGCGCGGGACGACCTCCAGACGCAACTCTCCGACGCGTTCGATCGCGAGGTGCTGGAGATGGCGATGGAGCGGGTCAAGAACCGGGTCGAGACGAGAACTTGGGAGGCGTTCCGGCTGACGGCGATGGAGGGGTTCGCCGGCACCCAAGCCGCCGAGAAGGCCGGCATGGGGGTAGCTGCCGCGTTCAAGGCCAAGAGCAAGGTCCAGCAGATGCTGCGTGAGGAGGTCCGCCGGATCGAACAGGACATGGCGGCTCTATGA